A genomic window from Clostridium aceticum includes:
- a CDS encoding peptidase domain-containing ABC transporter yields the protein MLKKYTCIKQHDTTDCGAACLATVSKQYGLKIPITKIREVAGTDKNGTNAYGVIKAAEELGFSAKGVKGDQEAFFSEIPLPVIAHVVIDKTLLHYVVIHKITKKQIIIADPAKGIVKYTPEEFFQIWTGILILLVPSPQFEKGDTTKGLFKRFFGLLKPQKVLVMNIFFASIVYTILGILGAFYFKILMDDILKYNLMKTLHVITAGVIVLNIFKILLNAFRSHLLLYLSQKIDIPLILGYYQHVIDLPMNFFGTRKVGEIISRFMDASKIREAISGATLTIMIDTLMAIAGGVILYTQNTFLFGIAVIMLIFYGTLVAVFNKPIKEINQKEMENNAQLTSYLVESLNGIETIKAFNAERQAKTETELKFIKLLKTILKGGTIYNIQGSLTNAIATIGGIVILWAGAYKVIQGELTVGQLLVFNSLLAYFVDPVKNLINLQPMMQTAIVASDRLGEILDLELEKSEDEEKKVNPNSLKGTIQFKNIDFRYGTRELVLKNINLTIHQGEKIAFVGESGSGKTTLVKLLMNFYTNEKGDILINEYNIKDINMEKLREKIAYISQDIFMFSGTIKENLCLGNKNITFEEMIQAAKLSSAHDFINDLPLRYNTLLEENATNLSGGQKQRLAIARALLKKPDILIMDEATSNLDSITEKAIEKTITELNQDTTTIIIAHRLSTIMRCDKIYVMDHGEIVESGNHEELVNNKGKYYNLWKEQLPEYYQTAASTIE from the coding sequence ATGTTGAAAAAATACACTTGCATAAAACAACATGATACAACCGATTGTGGCGCAGCCTGTCTGGCCACCGTATCAAAGCAATATGGACTAAAAATCCCCATAACAAAAATCCGGGAAGTAGCAGGAACCGATAAAAACGGTACCAATGCCTATGGAGTAATCAAAGCAGCAGAAGAACTAGGTTTTAGTGCAAAAGGTGTCAAGGGAGACCAGGAAGCATTTTTCAGCGAAATTCCCCTTCCTGTCATTGCCCATGTTGTTATAGATAAAACCTTACTGCATTATGTAGTGATTCATAAAATTACAAAAAAACAAATTATTATCGCTGACCCAGCAAAAGGCATTGTAAAATACACACCAGAAGAATTCTTTCAAATTTGGACAGGCATTCTTATTCTTTTAGTACCCAGTCCACAATTTGAAAAAGGGGATACAACCAAAGGACTCTTTAAAAGATTTTTCGGTCTATTAAAGCCCCAAAAAGTTTTAGTAATGAATATATTCTTTGCATCCATCGTGTACACAATATTGGGTATATTGGGGGCCTTTTATTTTAAAATACTTATGGACGATATTTTAAAATATAACCTTATGAAAACACTCCATGTTATTACCGCAGGAGTAATTGTCCTTAACATCTTTAAAATATTATTAAACGCCTTTAGAAGCCATTTGCTCTTATATCTGAGCCAAAAAATAGACATTCCATTAATACTAGGTTACTATCAGCATGTTATTGATTTACCTATGAATTTTTTCGGTACAAGAAAAGTAGGAGAAATCATATCAAGATTTATGGATGCTTCTAAAATAAGAGAAGCCATTTCAGGAGCCACACTGACTATTATGATTGATACACTTATGGCAATTGCGGGAGGCGTTATTCTATATACCCAAAACACCTTTCTATTTGGTATTGCCGTCATCATGCTCATCTTTTATGGTACACTGGTGGCCGTATTCAACAAGCCTATCAAAGAAATCAACCAAAAAGAAATGGAAAACAATGCCCAGCTCACCTCCTATTTAGTAGAAAGCTTAAACGGTATAGAAACCATAAAAGCCTTCAATGCAGAAAGACAAGCCAAAACAGAAACCGAACTAAAATTTATAAAACTCCTTAAAACCATATTAAAGGGAGGTACTATCTATAATATACAAGGCTCCTTAACAAATGCCATTGCAACAATAGGCGGAATAGTGATTCTTTGGGCAGGGGCCTATAAAGTAATCCAGGGAGAACTGACGGTAGGACAGCTGTTGGTATTCAACTCACTGCTGGCATATTTTGTTGATCCAGTAAAAAATCTCATCAACCTTCAGCCCATGATGCAGACAGCGATAGTAGCCTCCGATAGACTAGGAGAAATACTTGACCTGGAATTAGAAAAAAGTGAAGACGAAGAAAAGAAAGTAAATCCAAACTCCCTAAAAGGAACTATACAATTTAAAAATATAGACTTTCGCTATGGCACAAGAGAACTAGTACTGAAAAATATCAACTTAACTATTCACCAAGGAGAAAAAATTGCATTCGTTGGAGAAAGCGGTTCTGGCAAAACAACATTGGTAAAGTTACTTATGAATTTTTATACCAACGAAAAAGGAGACATCCTTATTAACGAATATAATATCAAAGATATAAATATGGAAAAATTAAGAGAAAAAATAGCTTACATCTCACAGGATATCTTCATGTTTAGCGGCACCATAAAAGAAAACCTATGCTTGGGAAATAAAAACATAACCTTTGAAGAAATGATCCAAGCAGCAAAACTATCCAGTGCTCATGACTTCATCAATGACCTTCCCTTAAGATACAATACATTGCTGGAAGAAAATGCCACAAATCTATCAGGAGGACAAAAACAAAGACTAGCTATCGCAAGAGCATTGTTAAAAAAACCAGATATCCTCATCATGGACGAAGCCACCAGTAATCTAGACTCCATTACAGAAAAAGCCATAGAAAAAACAATTACAGAACTAAACCAAGATACTACCACCATTATCATTGCTCACAGACTCAGCACCATTATGCGATGTGACAAAATCTATGTAATGGATCATGGAGAAATCGTCGAAAGTGGAAATCATGAAGAATTAGTCAATAACAAAGGCAAATATTACAACCTCTGGAAAGAACAACTGCCAGAGTATTACCAAACAGCAGCTTCAACCATAGAGTAA
- a CDS encoding HlyD family secretion protein, with product MREIVHNLKDITDSRELLESKPPAFTILFIYILIALLTIAVVWSYIGEMDVVVKADGVVRPNQRISTINNMVGGKVKEVYLEGGKQVTKGDILYIIDDADLQIKKEFLQEEINRKTIELENVNKLKRSILEDTNYFSSAKKEEELYYYKYLKFQADKNHSRENVNLIIANIENTKDTTTNLQTLSNAIKTNINLFEDLENEYYAKYIDYNLKLKGLKDTLYQRQKEYQIQEKMYQAEAVSKVDYEKAEDALEQAELELEKFQNSIRLDLKLNLEENQRRLRELKIQLQQTAPGTTEALEAYPNIAVDHFKNENLISVNDHIKNLQVEIRQLENNLQTVKLDIESSIVRTPIDGYINIIQDINKGDSIQGGTVATIIPDNDTNYKVQIYAPNEEIANIKVGDKVKYNFLALPYKEYGELTGKITKIAIDTKVTNEGNTSYYLVEADIKNRPLISYKGEEAEIKVGMVCEVRVVTKTKKILHHLLEKIDLRL from the coding sequence ATGAGAGAAATAGTACACAATCTAAAAGATATTACCGATAGTAGAGAACTTCTAGAAAGCAAGCCACCCGCCTTTACGATCCTATTTATATATATACTTATTGCACTACTAACAATAGCGGTAGTATGGTCCTATATAGGAGAAATGGACGTAGTGGTAAAAGCAGATGGGGTTGTAAGACCCAACCAAAGGATCAGTACCATCAACAACATGGTGGGAGGAAAAGTCAAAGAAGTATATCTAGAAGGAGGAAAACAAGTAACAAAAGGAGATATACTTTACATCATCGACGATGCTGATTTACAGATAAAAAAAGAATTCTTACAAGAAGAAATAAACAGAAAAACAATCGAGCTAGAAAATGTAAACAAACTGAAAAGAAGCATTCTGGAAGATACCAATTATTTCAGCTCTGCAAAAAAAGAAGAAGAACTGTATTACTACAAATACCTAAAATTTCAAGCAGATAAAAACCATTCAAGAGAAAACGTAAATCTTATTATTGCCAACATAGAAAATACAAAAGATACCACTACAAACCTACAAACCTTATCCAACGCCATAAAAACCAACATAAATTTATTTGAAGACTTGGAAAATGAATACTATGCAAAATACATAGACTACAATTTGAAGTTGAAAGGACTAAAAGATACGCTATATCAAAGACAAAAAGAATACCAAATACAAGAAAAAATGTACCAAGCAGAAGCAGTATCCAAAGTAGACTATGAAAAAGCAGAGGATGCCTTAGAACAAGCAGAATTGGAGCTGGAAAAATTTCAAAATAGCATTAGATTAGACCTAAAGTTAAATCTGGAAGAAAATCAAAGAAGACTAAGAGAACTGAAAATACAACTACAGCAAACAGCTCCTGGAACAACAGAAGCATTAGAAGCCTACCCAAATATCGCTGTAGATCACTTTAAAAATGAAAATTTAATTTCCGTCAATGACCATATAAAAAACCTACAAGTAGAAATCCGTCAATTAGAAAACAACCTACAAACAGTAAAGCTAGATATAGAAAGCAGTATTGTAAGAACCCCTATAGATGGGTATATAAACATTATTCAGGATATCAACAAAGGAGACAGTATACAAGGTGGAACAGTTGCAACCATCATTCCAGACAATGATACCAACTACAAAGTACAGATCTACGCCCCCAACGAAGAAATAGCCAATATTAAGGTAGGAGACAAAGTGAAATACAACTTTCTAGCTCTTCCTTATAAAGAATATGGAGAATTGACAGGAAAAATCACAAAAATAGCAATAGATACAAAAGTAACCAACGAAGGAAATACAAGCTATTATCTGGTAGAAGCAGACATAAAAAACAGACCCCTTATCAGTTATAAAGGAGAAGAAGCAGAAATCAAGGTAGGGATGGTATGTGAAGTCAGAGTAGTAACCAAGACAAAGAAAATACTACATCATTTGCTTGAAAAGATTGACTTAAGATTGTAA
- a CDS encoding radical SAM/SPASM domain-containing protein yields MEFKPITAVWEITMGCNMRCKHCGSSCENPLEGELNTEEALKLCDEMGELGFRWITLSGGEPTTRKDWHLIAKRLHDNGIIPNIITNGWTMDEEIAEKAAKAGVNTVAFSVDGLKKTHDYIRKPESFDRIMKSIDIVRKKDLNCSIITTINKININELWEMKKIFDSKKINGWQFQIGLPMGNMATNNNLIAQPYHVDAIIDFAYEVSRDNGIEIQLADCVGYFNKKEIQVRTKYHNLGSYQWRGCGAGKYSMGILHNGDILGCTSIRDKSFVEGNIRRTPLKQIWNDPDKFSWNREMKKDKLTGFCGKCGFGDRCLGGCGNTRLIFGESIYSENTYCSYNNAIKKADMQLSKIENIQEAVNKAKKFIDNKSFQLAQLILEKMIHTNQENEEILNLYGYVSFMLHNYSEAKNINEKLLKQRPNDPYPHKGYGLSVARLGAVEEGIKYLKKAIKLSDKSFMDPYYDLAVIYMENNRRKEAISILEKGMNKSAEFAKNCKSFYEGLINDTQISG; encoded by the coding sequence ATGGAGTTCAAACCAATAACAGCAGTATGGGAAATAACGATGGGGTGCAATATGAGATGCAAGCATTGTGGTTCTAGCTGTGAAAATCCTCTAGAAGGAGAATTGAATACAGAGGAAGCTTTAAAACTGTGTGATGAAATGGGAGAACTAGGATTTCGATGGATAACTCTATCCGGTGGTGAGCCTACTACCAGAAAGGACTGGCATTTAATAGCAAAAAGGCTTCATGATAATGGGATTATCCCCAATATCATAACAAATGGCTGGACTATGGATGAAGAAATTGCTGAAAAAGCTGCAAAAGCAGGAGTAAATACAGTTGCATTTAGTGTAGATGGATTAAAAAAAACCCATGACTATATAAGAAAACCAGAGTCCTTTGATAGGATTATGAAGTCAATAGATATTGTTCGTAAGAAAGATCTGAATTGTTCAATCATTACAACCATAAACAAAATAAATATCAATGAATTATGGGAAATGAAAAAAATATTTGACAGTAAAAAAATAAATGGATGGCAGTTTCAAATAGGACTTCCTATGGGTAATATGGCAACAAATAACAATCTTATAGCACAACCTTATCATGTTGATGCAATTATAGATTTTGCATATGAAGTCTCTCGTGATAATGGCATTGAGATTCAATTAGCAGATTGTGTAGGATATTTTAATAAAAAAGAAATTCAGGTAAGAACAAAATATCACAATTTAGGTTCTTATCAATGGAGAGGCTGCGGTGCGGGAAAATACAGTATGGGGATTCTTCATAACGGAGATATACTTGGATGCACCTCCATAAGAGATAAGAGTTTTGTTGAAGGAAATATAAGAAGAACACCTTTAAAGCAAATTTGGAATGATCCAGATAAATTTAGCTGGAATAGAGAAATGAAAAAAGATAAACTAACAGGATTTTGCGGAAAATGTGGATTTGGCGATAGGTGCCTTGGTGGGTGTGGAAATACACGGTTAATTTTTGGTGAAAGTATTTATTCTGAAAATACATACTGTTCTTATAATAACGCTATAAAAAAGGCTGATATGCAGTTGTCAAAAATAGAAAATATCCAGGAAGCAGTTAACAAGGCGAAAAAGTTTATTGATAATAAAAGCTTCCAATTAGCACAATTAATACTAGAAAAAATGATCCATACAAACCAAGAAAATGAAGAGATTTTAAACCTGTATGGCTATGTTTCCTTTATGCTACATAACTATTCTGAGGCAAAAAATATCAATGAAAAATTACTAAAGCAAAGACCAAATGATCCCTATCCTCATAAAGGATATGGACTATCCGTTGCAAGACTTGGTGCAGTTGAAGAAGGTATAAAATATTTGAAAAAAGCCATAAAACTTTCAGATAAAAGCTTTATGGACCCTTACTACGATCTTGCTGTAATATATATGGAGAACAACAGAAGAAAAGAAGCCATCTCAATTTTGGAAAAAGGCATGAATAAATCAGCTGAATTTGCAAAAAATTGTAAAAGTTTCTATGAAGGGCTCATAAACGATACTCAAATAAGTGGTTAA